Proteins from a genomic interval of Polaribacter sp. Q13:
- a CDS encoding Gfo/Idh/MocA family protein, with protein MSTRRNFIKNTAMGVAGITLLSSAKMYGNILGANDSVNIAILGCGGRAHSLAKAIGQSGNSKVTHICDVDKTRLDKFQGYVTKTNGNTPLKESDFRVLLENKEIDAVAIATPEHWHAPMAIMAMQAGKHVYVEKPCSHNPHENELLIAAQKKYNKVCQMGNQQRSSVTSALAMEDIKNGLIGNAYAGKANYRNARKSIGVGKEIAVPSFLDWDLWQGPAPREAYRDNVHPYNWHWFKAWGTGEIHNNGTHEIDICRWALGVDYPNRVVSAGGRLHYKGDDWEYYDTQMASFEFEGGKMITWDGRSCNALKPSGGRSATIFGTEGSIILDRSKYELYDLSGKKIKTLRENSLGTSNDTSDTRGFDGLTVNHMKNFANGIIKGEKLNAPIADGAISTQLCHLGNIAQALGESLNVDPMTGRVKGNKKAKKMWKRDYEKGWEPKL; from the coding sequence ATGTCAACACGTAGAAATTTTATAAAAAATACGGCAATGGGAGTTGCAGGTATTACTTTATTAAGTAGTGCCAAAATGTATGGAAATATATTGGGTGCTAATGATAGCGTTAACATTGCAATTTTAGGTTGTGGTGGTAGAGCTCATAGTTTAGCAAAAGCAATTGGACAAAGTGGTAATAGTAAAGTAACGCATATCTGTGATGTAGATAAAACAAGGTTAGATAAGTTTCAAGGATACGTAACAAAAACGAATGGTAATACGCCTCTTAAAGAGTCCGATTTTAGAGTTTTATTAGAGAATAAAGAGATTGATGCTGTAGCAATTGCAACGCCAGAACATTGGCACGCACCAATGGCAATTATGGCAATGCAAGCAGGTAAACACGTGTATGTAGAAAAACCTTGTAGCCATAATCCACATGAAAATGAGTTATTGATTGCTGCACAAAAAAAATACAATAAAGTTTGTCAAATGGGGAATCAGCAGCGCTCTTCTGTAACTTCAGCATTGGCAATGGAAGATATTAAAAATGGTTTAATAGGTAATGCTTATGCAGGAAAAGCAAATTATAGAAATGCACGTAAATCAATTGGTGTAGGTAAAGAAATAGCTGTTCCTTCTTTCTTAGATTGGGATTTATGGCAAGGACCAGCACCAAGAGAGGCATATAGAGATAATGTTCATCCTTATAACTGGCATTGGTTTAAAGCATGGGGAACAGGAGAAATTCATAATAATGGAACTCATGAAATAGATATTTGTAGATGGGCTTTAGGAGTAGATTATCCGAATAGAGTTGTTTCTGCAGGTGGAAGATTGCATTATAAAGGTGATGATTGGGAGTATTATGATACACAAATGGCAAGTTTTGAATTTGAAGGTGGTAAAATGATTACTTGGGATGGTAGAAGCTGTAATGCCTTAAAACCTTCTGGAGGAAGAAGTGCAACGATTTTTGGAACAGAAGGTTCTATAATTTTAGATCGTAGCAAATATGAATTGTACGATTTAAGTGGTAAGAAAATCAAAACATTAAGAGAAAACAGTTTGGGTACTTCTAACGATACTTCAGATACAAGAGGGTTTGATGGTTTAACTGTAAATCATATGAAGAATTTTGCTAATGGAATTATCAAAGGAGAAAAATTAAATGCTCCTATTGCAGATGGTGCCATTTCTACTCAATTATGTCATTTAGGGAATATTGCCCAAGCGTTAGGAGAAAGTTTAAATGTGGATCCTATGACAGGAAGGGTGAAAGGAAATAAAAAAGCGAAAAAGATGTGGAAAAGAGACTATGAAAAAGGTTGGGAACCTAAATTATAG
- a CDS encoding glycoside hydrolase family 88 protein has protein sequence MKFKIMYTVATFLLVLGIMSCESETNTPSSKEVKAISKKVADWQIATFEDMGKYRALPVEKERKKWHNREKHHDLDWTCAALYAGMFEWSEITGDPKYSKWLYNIGVKNNWKLYKRMFHADDHAVGQNYLNMGELFGYGKIFKPMKKQLDAILLSDKRDDFHWHWSDALFMAPPVWTKMTEATGDYKYLEFMDQQYHKTYDALWDKEQQLFFRDKSFIAKKEKNGEKLFWSRGNGWVFGGLSIMIPDFPENWEGKQFYVDIFQQMAQTLKKTQRKDGTWSSGLLGGEKAYPVKEISGSAFFVFGLAWGINNGYLNAEEYTPIMLKGWEALTECVTDDGLVGYIQPIGAAPGNSFKEYTEVYGVGAFLAAGAEVYKYAKNIEDKTPKIASEEKTITFMKDGGWCWYQDPRAIINNGKLVIGSVSGQSGDVKVSVYDLDKKEDKGTIVLDKNFQVDDHDTPAFYARPDGSILSVWAKHASENKHYYSISSPENYLEWGEKQTFTHEYEGRGGVTYMNLHYLENEKTLYNFFRDGPSFNPSYITSKDQGKTWGNRTHFIADDVAGRQRPYARYIQKDKNTVGISFTDGHPRAYGNSLYYAEFRDGTFYNVDGTKIKVANEEPLRTPEAEKIYVGSETKVKPKGFESVPNSAWTCAMGKDANNNPHIGYTLYLNNEDHRFRIALWNGTKWIDKEIAYAGKCLYTMESSYTGLMAFDPEDPTRVYISTDVNPSTGEYINNIHEIYTAKIDVNDDISTIKWEAITANSEYRNIRPMVVSNEGKKVLIWLSGPWKSFVNYKPDVKGIILSDN, from the coding sequence ATGAAATTCAAAATAATGTATACTGTAGCCACTTTTCTTCTTGTATTAGGGATAATGAGTTGTGAAAGTGAAACAAATACACCTTCGAGTAAAGAAGTGAAAGCTATTTCAAAAAAAGTGGCAGATTGGCAAATTGCTACGTTTGAAGATATGGGAAAGTACCGAGCGCTTCCTGTTGAAAAAGAAAGAAAAAAATGGCATAATAGAGAAAAGCATCACGATTTAGATTGGACATGTGCTGCTTTATATGCCGGTATGTTTGAATGGTCTGAAATTACTGGTGATCCAAAATATTCAAAATGGTTATACAATATTGGTGTAAAAAATAATTGGAAACTTTATAAAAGAATGTTTCATGCTGATGATCATGCTGTTGGACAGAACTATTTGAACATGGGGGAGTTGTTTGGGTATGGGAAAATCTTTAAGCCCATGAAAAAACAGTTGGATGCTATTTTATTAAGTGATAAAAGAGATGATTTTCATTGGCATTGGAGTGATGCCTTGTTTATGGCACCACCCGTTTGGACAAAAATGACAGAAGCTACCGGAGATTATAAGTATTTAGAGTTTATGGACCAACAATACCATAAAACCTATGATGCGTTATGGGACAAAGAGCAGCAGTTATTTTTTAGGGATAAAAGCTTTATTGCTAAAAAAGAGAAAAATGGAGAGAAATTATTTTGGTCTAGAGGAAATGGTTGGGTATTTGGTGGCTTGTCTATTATGATTCCAGATTTTCCTGAAAACTGGGAAGGAAAACAATTTTATGTGGATATTTTTCAACAAATGGCACAAACATTAAAAAAGACACAAAGAAAAGATGGAACTTGGTCTTCTGGTTTGTTAGGTGGTGAAAAAGCGTATCCCGTAAAAGAAATTAGCGGTTCTGCATTTTTTGTTTTCGGTTTAGCTTGGGGAATTAACAATGGCTATTTAAATGCTGAAGAATACACGCCAATCATGCTAAAAGGTTGGGAAGCTTTAACAGAATGTGTAACAGATGATGGTTTGGTAGGTTATATTCAACCAATTGGAGCTGCTCCAGGAAATAGTTTTAAAGAGTATACAGAAGTTTATGGTGTTGGGGCCTTTTTAGCTGCAGGAGCAGAGGTGTATAAATATGCGAAAAACATTGAAGATAAAACACCTAAAATAGCATCCGAAGAAAAAACAATCACTTTTATGAAAGATGGTGGTTGGTGCTGGTATCAAGATCCACGAGCGATTATCAATAACGGCAAATTAGTGATTGGTAGTGTTAGTGGCCAAAGTGGAGATGTAAAAGTAAGTGTGTATGATTTAGATAAAAAAGAAGATAAAGGAACCATTGTTTTAGACAAGAATTTTCAGGTTGATGATCATGATACTCCTGCTTTTTATGCAAGACCAGATGGAAGTATTTTGTCAGTTTGGGCAAAACATGCCAGCGAAAATAAACATTATTACAGTATTTCATCACCAGAAAATTATTTAGAATGGGGAGAAAAACAAACATTTACACATGAGTATGAAGGTAGAGGTGGCGTTACATATATGAATTTGCATTATCTAGAAAATGAGAAAACCTTGTATAATTTCTTTAGAGATGGACCATCATTTAACCCTAGTTATATCACTTCTAAAGATCAAGGGAAAACGTGGGGGAATAGAACGCATTTTATAGCGGATGATGTTGCAGGAAGACAAAGACCTTATGCGCGTTACATTCAAAAAGATAAAAATACCGTTGGAATTTCATTTACAGATGGGCATCCAAGAGCGTATGGTAATAGTTTGTATTATGCAGAGTTTAGAGACGGAACTTTTTACAATGTAGATGGTACAAAAATAAAAGTAGCCAACGAAGAGCCATTAAGAACACCAGAAGCAGAAAAAATATATGTAGGTAGTGAAACTAAAGTAAAACCGAAAGGGTTTGAAAGTGTGCCAAATAGTGCGTGGACTTGTGCTATGGGAAAAGATGCTAATAATAATCCTCATATAGGATATACCTTGTATTTGAATAATGAAGATCATCGATTTAGAATTGCATTATGGAACGGTACAAAATGGATTGATAAAGAAATAGCGTATGCAGGTAAATGTTTGTACACAATGGAAAGTAGTTATACAGGTTTAATGGCTTTTGATCCAGAAGATCCTACAAGAGTTTATATTTCTACGGATGTAAATCCATCAACTGGAGAATATATCAATAATATTCATGAAATTTATACAGCAAAAATTGATGTTAATGATGATATATCAACCATAAAATGGGAAGCAATTACTGCAAATTCTGAATATAGAAATATCAGACCTATGGTGGTTTCTAACGAAGGCAAAAAGGTGCTAATTTGGTTATCTGGTCCTTGGAAATCTTTTGTGAATTACAAACCAGATGTAAAAGGAATTATATTATCAGATAATTAA
- a CDS encoding arylsulfatase produces MKFKLVVFSAILMGVAFSSEAQITKKPNIIVVLADDVGVGDISHFRKLHKGKIVLETPNIDTLASEGMYFTQAHAPAALCATSRYSIMTGNNNYRSPNPWGVWSGYAKSSISKEQLTLGRVMQKANYKTAFFGKWHLGTDFASKSDPNKVFQMTRNKLSLNVDIRKIKDFGPNQNGFDYSVTLPSGIQNEPYSIYENDVWLPLKKNSKIALIDSVYMKSIGTVLDKKVGLGDSNWLPSKIGPILANKAVKYITDNAKKEKPFFMYYCSQAVHTPHMAAAELNGVKIAGTTPSKHIDMIKELDVQIGMMVAALKKQGVYDNTLIIFTSDNGGLHVDGETWNARHEPSDIYRGAKSDPYEGGHRVPFIAVWPNKIKANQVSEIPLLGSDILATIAAAGNYKMANTEALDSYNLLPILQNKEKIHQRNHIMIQGGTGKEVIIIEDGWKLIIQIDKKDKTNAKRTPIALFDLNTNETEDERFNFINHKKYQKKIQKLFKSYNQTRDSKIITGLH; encoded by the coding sequence ATGAAGTTTAAATTAGTTGTATTTAGTGCTATTTTAATGGGGGTAGCATTTTCATCAGAAGCACAAATCACCAAAAAACCAAATATTATTGTTGTCTTAGCAGACGATGTTGGTGTTGGAGATATTTCTCATTTCAGAAAATTACATAAAGGGAAAATAGTTTTAGAAACGCCTAATATTGATACTTTGGCAAGTGAAGGAATGTATTTTACCCAAGCACATGCACCTGCTGCCTTGTGTGCAACTTCTAGGTATTCTATAATGACCGGTAATAACAATTATAGAAGTCCAAATCCTTGGGGTGTTTGGTCTGGTTATGCCAAGTCTTCAATTTCTAAAGAGCAATTAACTTTGGGGCGTGTTATGCAAAAAGCAAATTATAAAACTGCTTTTTTCGGTAAATGGCATTTAGGAACCGATTTTGCATCAAAAAGTGATCCTAATAAGGTTTTTCAAATGACAAGAAATAAACTGAGTTTAAATGTTGATATCAGAAAAATTAAAGATTTTGGCCCAAATCAAAATGGATTCGATTACAGTGTAACGTTGCCTTCAGGAATTCAGAATGAACCTTATTCAATCTACGAAAATGATGTGTGGTTACCGTTAAAAAAGAATTCAAAAATAGCATTGATAGATTCTGTTTATATGAAATCTATAGGAACTGTATTAGATAAAAAAGTAGGTTTAGGAGATTCTAATTGGTTGCCAAGTAAAATAGGACCAATTTTAGCGAATAAAGCGGTAAAATATATTACTGATAATGCGAAAAAAGAAAAACCATTTTTCATGTATTATTGCTCGCAAGCAGTACATACACCACATATGGCCGCGGCAGAGTTAAATGGTGTTAAAATTGCAGGTACAACACCTTCTAAACACATAGACATGATTAAGGAATTAGACGTGCAAATAGGTATGATGGTTGCTGCGTTAAAAAAACAAGGTGTTTATGATAATACATTAATTATTTTTACTTCGGATAATGGTGGTTTACATGTAGATGGAGAAACTTGGAATGCAAGACATGAACCAAGTGATATTTACAGAGGAGCAAAAAGTGATCCTTATGAAGGAGGGCATAGAGTTCCGTTTATAGCAGTTTGGCCTAATAAAATCAAGGCAAATCAAGTTTCTGAAATTCCTCTTTTAGGGTCCGATATTTTAGCAACCATTGCTGCTGCGGGTAATTACAAAATGGCAAATACGGAAGCGTTAGATTCTTACAATTTATTACCAATTCTTCAAAATAAAGAGAAAATACACCAACGTAATCACATTATGATTCAAGGTGGAACGGGTAAAGAAGTTATCATTATAGAAGATGGTTGGAAGCTAATTATTCAAATTGATAAAAAGGATAAAACCAATGCTAAAAGAACACCAATTGCTTTGTTTGATTTGAATACTAATGAAACAGAAGATGAACGTTTTAATTTTATCAATCATAAAAAATATCAAAAGAAAATTCAGAAATTATTTAAGAGTTATAACCAAACTAGAGATAGTAAAATTATAACCGGATTACATTAA
- the galB gene encoding beta-galactosidase GalB, which translates to MKNKFTIVAGMFLMLLSVQKINAQDLNFNDSWLFYNDVAEGAEKPGFKDADWRKLDLPHDWAIEGPFDKKYNARSGGLPFHGTGWYRKHFVMPKDAKGKKVRIDFEGAMYDAHVWVNGKFVGNRPYGYIGFEFDISDALKYDGSENVISVRLEPQDLSSRWYPGAGIYRSVWLKIDNQVHVEQWGAYITTPTVSEKLGVVQNETTIENNSNTDAKVQVKQEYFSADGKLAASIDDEIVVKANSKEVSGTWVNVNNPKIWDTENPHLYKAVTTVSQNGKVIDTYNSTFGFRSISFTTEGFFLNGKKVRFNGVCLHHDNGALGSAVYRRADERKLQIMKEMGVNAIRTSHNPPSREFLELCDELGLLVLDEAFDVWKEAKVENGYNVFFEEWAERDIKDMVKRDRNHPSIMMWSTGNEILEQHDKKNGWKIAKMLHEYCKAIDPTRPTTLGMNNFEAPYKMNFAAQSDIAGVNYKPTKYEYLHKTYPQLPLYGSETSSITSSRGVYHLPMEKYETHESLHVTSYDIIGPPWAYPPDIEFHYQEQNPNIMGEFMWTGFDYLGEPTPYGGKDNSTNGYWNGHWPSHSSYFGAVDLAGFPKDRFFLYQSHWTTKPMIHLLPHWNWKGMEGKNIPVYCYTNLDAAELFVNGKSMGKKVKGKDLTEIIVKFSRFEGDSFKSKYRLSWDVPYEAGNIRVVGYKDGKQVLEEQINTAGKPYQVKLSVDRREIQADGSDLAYVTVRIEDKNGNLCPDADNLVTFSTKGEGGLLAVDNGNQISLESFQAPQRKAFSGMCLAILKSSKKSGKITLTAKSRHLKSNEITVNTK; encoded by the coding sequence ATGAAAAATAAATTTACAATAGTTGCAGGTATGTTTTTGATGCTACTTTCGGTTCAAAAAATAAATGCGCAAGATTTAAACTTTAATGATTCTTGGCTCTTTTACAACGATGTTGCAGAAGGAGCAGAAAAGCCAGGTTTTAAGGATGCTGATTGGAGAAAATTAGATTTGCCTCATGATTGGGCAATTGAAGGTCCTTTTGATAAAAAATACAATGCACGTTCTGGAGGATTACCTTTTCATGGAACAGGTTGGTACCGTAAGCACTTTGTAATGCCAAAAGATGCCAAAGGTAAAAAGGTAAGAATAGATTTTGAAGGGGCTATGTATGATGCTCACGTTTGGGTAAATGGAAAATTTGTAGGAAATCGTCCTTACGGTTATATTGGTTTTGAATTTGATATTAGTGATGCATTAAAATATGATGGTTCAGAAAATGTAATTTCTGTAAGATTAGAACCTCAAGATTTATCTTCTAGATGGTATCCTGGTGCCGGAATTTACCGTTCTGTGTGGTTAAAGATAGACAATCAAGTTCATGTAGAACAATGGGGAGCTTATATTACAACACCAACAGTTTCTGAGAAATTAGGTGTTGTACAAAATGAAACTACTATTGAAAATAATAGTAATACAGATGCAAAAGTTCAAGTTAAACAAGAATATTTTTCGGCAGACGGTAAATTAGCGGCTTCAATTGATGATGAAATTGTGGTAAAAGCAAATTCTAAAGAAGTTTCTGGAACTTGGGTAAATGTGAATAATCCTAAAATATGGGATACTGAAAATCCACATTTATACAAAGCGGTTACTACGGTTTCTCAAAACGGAAAAGTGATAGATACGTATAATTCAACTTTCGGATTTAGATCTATTTCATTTACCACAGAAGGTTTCTTTTTAAACGGAAAAAAAGTAAGATTTAATGGTGTTTGTTTACATCATGATAATGGAGCTTTAGGTTCTGCAGTGTATAGAAGAGCAGATGAAAGAAAGTTACAAATTATGAAAGAGATGGGAGTAAATGCTATCCGTACGAGTCATAATCCTCCTTCAAGAGAGTTTTTAGAGTTATGTGACGAATTAGGTTTGCTAGTTTTAGACGAAGCTTTTGATGTTTGGAAAGAAGCAAAAGTAGAAAATGGGTACAATGTTTTCTTTGAAGAATGGGCAGAACGTGATATTAAAGACATGGTAAAAAGAGATCGTAATCATCCATCTATAATGATGTGGAGTACAGGAAACGAAATCCTTGAGCAACACGATAAAAAGAACGGTTGGAAAATAGCAAAAATGCTTCATGAATATTGTAAAGCAATAGATCCTACACGTCCTACAACTTTAGGGATGAACAATTTTGAAGCGCCTTATAAAATGAATTTTGCTGCACAATCGGATATTGCAGGTGTTAATTACAAGCCTACAAAATATGAGTATCTTCATAAAACATACCCACAATTACCTTTGTATGGTTCAGAAACATCTAGTATTACAAGTAGTAGAGGTGTGTACCATTTACCTATGGAGAAATATGAAACTCATGAGTCTTTACATGTAACTAGTTACGATATTATTGGCCCACCATGGGCATATCCACCAGATATTGAGTTTCATTATCAAGAACAAAACCCTAATATTATGGGAGAGTTTATGTGGACAGGTTTTGATTATTTAGGAGAACCAACACCTTACGGTGGAAAAGACAACTCTACAAATGGGTATTGGAACGGACATTGGCCTTCTCATTCTTCTTATTTTGGAGCGGTAGATTTAGCTGGTTTTCCAAAAGATAGATTCTTTTTATATCAAAGTCATTGGACTACAAAACCAATGATTCATTTATTACCTCATTGGAATTGGAAAGGAATGGAAGGAAAGAATATTCCTGTTTATTGCTATACAAACCTAGATGCCGCAGAACTTTTTGTGAACGGGAAATCTATGGGTAAAAAAGTAAAAGGAAAAGATTTAACAGAAATTATTGTTAAGTTTTCTAGATTTGAAGGGGACTCTTTTAAATCTAAATACCGTTTATCTTGGGATGTTCCTTATGAAGCAGGTAATATTAGAGTAGTAGGTTATAAAGACGGAAAACAAGTTTTAGAAGAGCAAATTAATACTGCTGGTAAACCTTACCAAGTTAAATTATCTGTAGACAGAAGAGAAATACAAGCAGATGGTTCTGATTTAGCGTATGTAACTGTTAGAATAGAAGATAAAAACGGAAACTTATGTCCTGATGCTGATAATTTAGTTACTTTTTCTACAAAAGGAGAAGGAGGATTATTAGCGGTAGACAATGGAAATCAGATTAGTTTAGAATCTTTTCAAGCGCCACAAAGAAAAGCATTTAGTGGTATGTGTTTGGCTATTTTAAAATCATCTAAAAAGTCTGGAAAAATAACGTTAACTGCAAAATCTAGACATTTAAAGTCGAATGAAATTACTGTAAATACAAAATAA
- a CDS encoding Gfo/Idh/MocA family protein, producing MNRRNFLIKGTAASAALVTGTSMLANVGCTLIKDRKINIGVIGTGSRGSGLIPFLNEIEGVNVYACCDVLPSHLKKGIARTEGKAKGFTDYKDLLNDTAVDAVIISTPFSTHSQIAMDAVDAKKHVYCEKTLAKSYQGIYDLVGKVKKSKTIFQTGHQYHSSRLYTHIVKLIQEGKIGKINSFDCQWYRKGDWRRTVPKPSLEKAINWRMYREYSGGLVAELCSHQIDFVNWVLDSQPKQVMGFGGIDYWKDGRETFDNVHLMFNYANGAKAKFSSITTPNTNSGGYQIKVLGDKGSIVIGTDKAWLLSDKKTKKVEKEDVDGVSGATPQAGYSYKGEPIEVGHKNPSKQALLDFRDSILNNTQPKSDLYTGAKTAVCVQMALDAMYDNKIVNWDNKNTFS from the coding sequence ATGAATAGAAGAAATTTTTTAATTAAAGGGACTGCAGCTTCAGCCGCTTTAGTAACGGGAACATCAATGTTAGCAAATGTAGGTTGTACATTGATAAAAGACAGAAAAATAAACATTGGTGTTATTGGTACTGGTTCTCGTGGTTCTGGTTTAATTCCTTTTTTAAATGAAATAGAAGGGGTAAATGTTTACGCTTGTTGTGATGTATTACCATCACATTTAAAAAAAGGAATTGCAAGAACAGAAGGCAAAGCAAAAGGTTTTACTGATTATAAAGATTTACTAAATGACACCGCGGTTGATGCCGTAATTATTTCAACACCTTTTAGTACACATTCGCAAATAGCAATGGATGCTGTAGATGCTAAGAAGCATGTGTATTGTGAAAAAACTTTGGCTAAAAGCTATCAAGGAATTTATGACTTAGTTGGCAAAGTTAAAAAATCTAAAACCATATTTCAGACGGGTCATCAATATCATAGCTCAAGATTATATACTCATATAGTAAAGTTGATACAAGAAGGTAAGATTGGTAAAATCAATTCTTTTGATTGTCAGTGGTATCGAAAAGGAGATTGGAGAAGAACAGTGCCAAAACCAAGTTTAGAAAAGGCAATTAATTGGAGAATGTATCGTGAATATTCTGGAGGTTTAGTCGCAGAATTATGTTCTCATCAAATTGATTTTGTAAATTGGGTTTTAGATAGTCAACCAAAACAAGTTATGGGGTTTGGTGGAATAGATTATTGGAAAGATGGTAGAGAAACCTTTGATAATGTGCATTTAATGTTTAATTATGCTAATGGTGCAAAAGCTAAATTTTCTTCAATAACAACACCTAATACAAATTCTGGTGGTTATCAAATTAAAGTTTTAGGAGATAAAGGAAGCATTGTAATTGGTACAGATAAAGCTTGGCTCTTATCAGATAAAAAAACAAAGAAAGTAGAAAAAGAAGATGTAGATGGGGTTTCTGGAGCTACACCACAAGCAGGTTATTCTTATAAAGGGGAACCTATAGAAGTAGGTCATAAAAACCCAAGTAAACAAGCTTTACTAGATTTTAGAGATAGTATTTTAAATAATACACAACCAAAATCAGATTTATATACAGGTGCAAAAACAGCTGTTTGTGTACAAATGGCTTTAGATGCTATGTATGATAACAAAATTGTTAATTGGGATAATAAAAATACTTTTTCTTGA
- a CDS encoding sulfatase-like hydrolase/transferase, which produces MNKLFLKKVFILVFFANIATSIFAQQKPNIVFVLTDDQSYGLMGCTGNEFVQTPNIDKLADEGVMFTNAHITSAICTPSRICILLGQYERKHGVNFNSGTSVSDEAWEKSYPMVMRKAGYYTGWVGKNHAPVGKGGYESGVMEKSFDYWYAAHGHLGFYPKDRHKIFNDAIAFTQPEIINEGVDDFLDPNARKLKGAIKFLETRPKDKPFLLSINFNLPHSASTKTMKLKKDDDEIYKSLYRDIKLPLPDNYIAKKDIKTPKLPADLLRAEDRQEGYNYSDNPKDFRERYTRQLQAMTGIDRLVGNLRAKLKVLNLDKNTIIIFTSDHGLFMGEQGLGGKALCYEKTTHVPMIIMDPSFKRKNRGRKSDALVQSIDLAPTMLTMGSIAIPSEMQGKDISNLLVDKSAKEVRDYVYTENLWSTQFGNPVCEAVQDKEWKYIRYYRNKNFSATKKIKVAKELGIPVNKMLYAVHDPDIAFYRDLSDASWQGEKPVYEELYNLKKDPAELHNLVKNGEYNAKLDALRKVWKKEILNARGTGKPKVYRYTNDSDPTGGH; this is translated from the coding sequence ATGAATAAATTATTTTTAAAGAAAGTGTTTATACTCGTTTTCTTTGCAAATATTGCAACGAGTATTTTTGCACAACAAAAACCAAACATTGTTTTTGTTTTAACGGATGATCAATCTTATGGTTTAATGGGGTGTACAGGAAATGAATTTGTACAAACACCAAACATAGATAAACTAGCCGATGAAGGCGTTATGTTTACAAATGCACACATTACAAGTGCAATTTGTACACCTAGTAGAATTTGTATTTTATTAGGTCAGTATGAAAGAAAACATGGTGTAAACTTTAATTCAGGAACATCTGTTTCTGACGAGGCTTGGGAAAAATCGTATCCAATGGTAATGCGTAAAGCAGGTTATTATACCGGTTGGGTTGGTAAAAACCATGCTCCAGTTGGTAAAGGTGGTTATGAAAGTGGCGTAATGGAAAAAAGTTTTGATTACTGGTATGCGGCTCACGGACACTTAGGTTTTTATCCAAAGGATCGTCATAAAATATTTAATGATGCTATTGCCTTTACACAACCGGAAATTATAAATGAAGGTGTAGATGATTTTTTAGACCCAAATGCAAGAAAATTAAAGGGAGCTATAAAATTTTTAGAAACAAGACCAAAAGACAAGCCTTTTTTATTGTCTATAAACTTTAATTTACCACATAGTGCAAGTACCAAAACTATGAAATTAAAGAAAGATGATGATGAGATTTACAAATCTTTATATCGTGATATTAAACTTCCTTTACCAGACAATTACATCGCTAAAAAAGACATTAAAACCCCAAAACTTCCTGCAGATTTATTAAGAGCAGAAGACCGCCAAGAGGGATACAATTATTCTGATAATCCAAAAGATTTTAGAGAGAGATATACCAGACAATTACAAGCAATGACTGGTATTGATAGGTTGGTAGGTAATTTACGTGCCAAGTTAAAAGTACTAAACTTAGATAAGAATACCATCATAATTTTTACCTCAGATCATGGTTTGTTTATGGGAGAACAAGGTTTAGGAGGAAAAGCATTGTGTTATGAAAAAACTACGCATGTGCCAATGATTATTATGGATCCTTCTTTCAAAAGAAAAAATAGAGGTAGAAAAAGTGATGCTCTAGTGCAATCTATTGATCTAGCACCAACAATGCTTACTATGGGAAGTATAGCAATTCCGTCGGAAATGCAAGGAAAAGATATTTCAAATTTATTAGTAGATAAATCAGCTAAGGAGGTTAGAGACTATGTGTATACAGAAAACTTATGGTCTACACAATTTGGAAACCCTGTATGTGAAGCCGTACAAGATAAAGAGTGGAAATACATTCGTTATTATAGAAATAAAAATTTTTCTGCCACTAAAAAAATAAAAGTAGCAAAGGAATTAGGGATACCGGTAAACAAAATGTTGTATGCAGTTCATGATCCTGATATTGCTTTTTATAGAGATTTATCTGATGCTTCTTGGCAAGGTGAAAAACCTGTTTATGAAGAATTATACAATTTAAAAAAGGATCCTGCAGAGTTACACAATTTAGTAAAGAATGGAGAGTACAATGCTAAGTTAGATGCCTTGAGAAAAGTTTGGAAGAAAGAAATTTTAAATGCTCGTGGTACAGGAAAACCAAAAGTGTATAGATATACTAATGATAGCGATCCAACAGGTGGTCATTAA